The genome window CCGCATGTTCGACGCCGGACAATGCGCCACGCCGCAATTGTGTTTTGCAAAGACCTGAATTTCCTCATCGTTGACCCAAATCGCATGGGCAAACCACACATCCTCGCCGACCCAGTCCACTTCCTGCATGTAGCCGACGGGGCGACGACCGAACATCTGCATACAGAATTGTTCTTCATCTTCAGTTTCAGCAAGATGCGTATGGAGGTGCACGCCGTATTCCCGCGCCAGTTTCGCAGACTGCTTCATCAAATCTGATGTGACGCTGAACGGCGAACATGGCGCGAGGACAATTTGCGTCATCGCGCCGGGCTTGGGGTCGTGAAATTTCTCGATGAGCCGCTGTGAGTCTTTTAGGATGTTCTCTTCGGTATCCACCACGCTGTCGGGCGGGAGTCCGCCTTTGGATTCACCGAGGCTCATCGAACCACGGGAAGCATGCAGCCTCACCCCCACTTCAAGAGCGGCAGCAATTTCATCGTCCAGTTTCGAGGCGTTGGGATAGAGGTAGAGATGATCCGATGCGGTGGTGCATCCCGAAAGGGCAAGTTCCGCCAGCGCGGTCTGGGTCGAGATGAAAATATCTTCGGGCTGGATTTTCGCCCAGATGGGATAGAGCGTTTTGAGCCAGTTGAAAAGGTTGGCGTCCTGTGCGGCAGGGACGGCGCGCGTGAGGGTCTGATAGAAGTGATGGTGCGTGTTGACCAACCCCGGTAGGAGGACATGACCTTTCAGGTCGAGGACTTCATCGGCAGTGGGGGGAAGTTTGGTTGTCTCATCCACCTGCTCGATAAAGCCATCCCGAACAAAAAGACCACCCTCGGGAATCTCCCGCTGATGGTCGTCCATGGTGACGATATGGGCATTTTTGATGAGGAGGGTGGGCATTTGCAATTGGCTTTCAGCGAATTAACTATTAGAAGTGTCGATTAGCAGTTAATAAGCGACCTGTGGAGCACAGTCAAATTTGTCTGACAACTTATAGTTTAGCAAAAAAGGGGAAGGATGTCAAATAGACAAATGTAATATATCTCGACGGCAAGTGTAACTTTGATGAACTCAACCCGTTCATGTATTGAATTTCGGGTTATTTTGATGTATAGTGAAAGCAGGAGCTATTTTCACAGATATGCAGCAATGTGCATCTGTGCTGGTAGAAGTCGAAAACAGCAAAGGACTGCTATCGACAGAGCATGTGGTAGCCTAAATGGGAAGGCGTTACCTCACGAGGTAAAGGTTATGGGTTCGAGTCCCATCCACTTCACACCTTGCCCGTTCGGCGGGCAAGGTGTTTTTGAAAGCGAGACGGCATGCTAATTTTCGTCCAGTTTCCAATTGCGGATATACGGCGATTTGTGAAAACGAAAACAGGACAATTGCCCTCACCTCTTTGGCCGTCTCCAAAACCATATCAGGAATTCATTAGGTCTTTCGGAATGGTCAGAAAAAGAGGGAAAGGTGGCATTCAAGGCTGGATCGGGGAAAATGAAATTTGCGATGCAAAGCACGCCATAAAAATCGAAAAACCAATACCATACAGCCCCTCGAATGGAGTGACAGAGAACAATCCCAAAATCAGCCTGAGGTGTAAATCTCGGCATTTTTACTTTGATGGCATGGCGGTTGCAAAATTTGAGCTGATATTTGTAACTAAGCCAACAAATATCAGCCTTTCACCAAAGGCATTTCAGACCTTGATGATGGAATTCTTCAAAACGCCAATTGAGATTGCCACTCCTCCGGACCCGCGCATCCTTCCATCAATTGGTTCGAACCCACAATCAAAAACAAAACGATTGCCAAGCAAAATCGTCCCACTCGAAAATCTTGGAAGACATCTCGCCACACTTTA of Anaerolineales bacterium contains these proteins:
- a CDS encoding 8-oxoguanine deaminase; its protein translation is MPTLLIKNAHIVTMDDHQREIPEGGLFVRDGFIEQVDETTKLPPTADEVLDLKGHVLLPGLVNTHHHFYQTLTRAVPAAQDANLFNWLKTLYPIWAKIQPEDIFISTQTALAELALSGCTTASDHLYLYPNASKLDDEIAAALEVGVRLHASRGSMSLGESKGGLPPDSVVDTEENILKDSQRLIEKFHDPKPGAMTQIVLAPCSPFSVTSDLMKQSAKLAREYGVHLHTHLAETEDEEQFCMQMFGRRPVGYMQEVDWVGEDVWFAHAIWVNDEEIQVFAKHNCGVAHCPASNMRLASGIAPVKEYRKAGVNVGLGVDGSASNDGSHLLAEVRNAMLLSRVNDGLTGYSLSNDPDRKLMTAREALHLGTRGGAAVLGRTDIGSLEPGKCADFFAVNLNRLGYAGMHDPVSATVFGQSMNVDYTVVNGKFVVKEGRLMTVDQGKLIEKHNRRAKALLSLVS